One window of Medicago truncatula cultivar Jemalong A17 chromosome 2, MtrunA17r5.0-ANR, whole genome shotgun sequence genomic DNA carries:
- the LOC25488143 gene encoding uncharacterized protein, translated as MGQAFRRASGRIRAASETDTSSLSKPKIAVDHRPPPPKVATDKAADSSKTVKGVEDSLNDDDRPSANLDNVLEEKDPKFDAMLGQMLGRITSKPGGKREMGEASVVEKYNRPMPKLRNTKPNSGHYEERPVPAGTLNVAQLRHIILLHEGKADDHNGPMDVHQIAEKFRVDVGQIQKILQFLSHPPEGRSEDKNKTLR; from the exons ATGGGTCAGGCATTTCGTCGAGCATCTGGCAGAATCCGTGCCGCATCCGAAACTGACACGTCATCCTTGTCCAAGCCCAAGATCGCCGTCGACCACCGACCACCGCCGCCGAAGGTTGCCACTGACAAGGCAGCAGATAGCTCAAAGACCGTAAAAGGAGTAGAAGACTCATTGAACGATG ATGATCGTCCTAGTGCTAATTTGGACAACGTCCTAGAAGAAAAAGATCCCAAATTTGATGCTATGCTTGGTCAAATGCTTGGTAGGATTACATCAAAGCCTGGGGGAAAACGAGAAATGGGTGAG GCATCTGTGGTTGAGAAGTATAATAGGCCCATGCCGAAGTTGcgaaatacaaaaccaaattctGGTCATTATGAGGAAAGGCCGGTTCCTGCAGGCACTTTAAATGTAGCACAGTTGCGCCATATCATCCTCTTGCATGAAGGCAAGGCTGATGACCACAATGGGCCTATGGATGTTCATCAGATCGCAGAAAAATTCCGGGTCGATGTTGGTCAGATTCAGAAAATCTTGCAATTTCTGTCTCATCCTCCAGAAGGAAGAAGcgaagataaaaacaaaacactgaGATAA